TTTCGCCTATATTTTTGTCGGCTTTATTCGCGGCGGACTGTCGTTAGTCAATATTGTCGCTTCCACGTTTTTCGGTGCGATCTCCGGATCGTCCGTGGCTGATACCGCCTCGATCGGTTCGGTGATGATCCCGGAAATGGACAAAAAAGGGTACCCGCGTGATTTTGCTGCTGCGGTCACCGCCAGCGGATCGGTGCAGGCAATCTTAACGCCGCCAAGTCACAACTCGGTGATCTACTCGCTGGCAACGGGCGGTACGGTGTCTATTGCCGCGCTGTTTATTGCCGGGATCCTGCCGGGTTTGTTGCTCAGTTTTACACTGATGGTAATGTGCGTGGCATTCGCCCATAAACGCGGTTATCCAAAAGGAGAGCGCGTGCCGTTTCGCCAGGCGTTGAAGATCTTTGTGGATACGCTGTGGGGGTTGATGACCGTGGTGATCATCATGGGCGGCATCTTGTCCGGGATCTTCACTGCAACGGAATCGGCGGCAATCGCCTGCCTGTGGGCCTTTTTCGTCACCATGTTTATTTACCGCGATTATAAATGGTCGGAACTGCCGAAGCTGATGTACCGCACGGTGAAAACGGTGACGATCGTGATGATCCTGATTGGCTTTGCCGCCGCGTTCGGGGCGGTAATGACCTACATGCAATTGCCCGCCCGCATTACGGAAGCCTTCACCCAAATCTCGGATAACAAATACGTTATTTTGATGTGCATTAACATCATGCTGCTGTTGCTTGGCACGCTGATGGATATGGCGCCGCTCATTTTGATCCTGACGCCGGTGCTGCTGCCGGTAACCAATGCACTGGGCATCGATCCGGTTCATTTCGGCATGATCATGCTGGTGAACCTGGGAATTGGATTGATCACCCCGCCTGTCGGTTCGGTGCTGTTTGTCGCCAGTGCGGTCAGCAAACAGAAGATCGAACAGGTAGTAAAAGCGATGCTGCCGTTCTACCTGATCCTGTTTTTAGTACTGATGCTGGTGACCTATATTCCGGCGATCTCGCTATTCCTGCCGAAACTGTTTGGCGTGTTGTAAACAATAAAAAACCCGGCTCAACGGGCCGGGTTTTCTCTTATTCCACAAAGACGTGCGGATAGAAGCGGGAGAGATCCTGCGTTATCAATGCGCGATCTTCGCGAATGCCGATCCCGGCGGGTTGATCGTTGATAAGCCAACTGCCAATCAGTGTATAGCTGTCGCCGAATTTGGGTAGCGGGCAGAACTGCTGCACGATCATGCCTTCTTCGCCGTACGGCCCTTCGACGGCTTCGACCGTTTTGCCGTTTTCAATGATCGACACATTGGCACCTTCGCGGGAGAAAATAGGTTTAACAACGTATTTTTCCATCTCCGGGTGCCCGTCTTCGGCAAAATAAGCCGGCAGCAAGTTCGGGTGATCCGGGAACATTTCCCACAACATCGGCAACAGTGCTTTGTTGGAAATAATGCTTTTCCAGGCGGGTTCCAGCCAGCGTACGCCTGCGTCTTCCAGCTTGGTAGAGAACACTTCGCGCAACATGTATTCCCACGGATAGAGCTTAAACAGGTTACCAATCACCTGGTCTTGCAAATCTGTGAACTGGCCTTTTTCCCCGAGACCGATATCTTCGATATAAAGAAATTCGGACGCCAGTTCCGCTTCTGCCGCACAATCCTGCAAATACTGCACCGTACCGCGATCTTCGACCGTATCGCGACAGCAGGTGAAATGCAGCAGCTGAAAACCGTGCTGCTCACGCAACTCGGCAAAGCGCTCAATCAGCTTCTCTTGCAGGCTATTAAACTGATCGCTGCCTTGCGGCAGGTTGCCGGCATTGAGCTGATCTTCCAGCCAAATCCACTGGAAGAACGCTGCTTCATACAGTGAAGTCGGCGTATCAGCATTGTTTTCCAGCAGCTTGGGTTCGCCCACGCCATCCCAGGCGAGATCGAGGCGCGAATACAAAGAGGGCTGATGCGTGGCCCATGACTGGCGCACAAAACTCCAGGTGTGCTTAGGAATGCGAAACTTCGCCATCAGCTCATCGCTGGCGACAACTTTCTCCACCACCTTCAGGCACATCTGATGCAATTCTGCGGTCACGTCTTCCAGCTTCTCGACCTGCGCAAGCGTCAGCTTGTAATAGGCGTCCTCACACCAGTAGGGCTCGCCGTACATGGTGTGAAAATTGAAGCCGTACTCGGTGGCTTTTTCGCGCCAGTCCGGGCGCTCGGTAATACTGATTCTTTCCATGGCGCTTAGCCGCCCATTGAACGGGTGGTTGTACCGCTGGCGCTACGCTGCATGGTGCTCTGCTTCGCCACAGACTCACCAAAGCCGCCGCGCGTTACCGTGGTGGTGGTCGCCGGTTTCGGTGCCATCGCCGTTTTCGGCACGTTGATGGTACGGCCCGGCTGCGCTGCGCCGTAGCCTTTACCGGAAGCATCGGTGTATTGACCATAAGCCGGGCTTGCCGGGTTACGCGAACTGAATAGCGGCTGCTGCGCAAAACCCGCGCCGCCGCCCATCATCCGGCCCATCATGTAACCGGCCATTAGCGGCATCCAGAAGCTGCCGCTGGACTGCGCCTGAGCTTGGTTTTCCGGCGCTACGCCCGCCTGCACCGGTGCTGCCTGGCACTGACCTTCACCGAACTCGGCGACGCAATCTTCACGCGTGGCATATTTCGGTGCGGTACGCTCGGCTTCTTTCAGCGCGTTGTTGTACGCGGTGGTACATTCGGCGCTTTTCCCCGGGTTTGCTGATGAGCAATCATCCGCGTTTTGATACAGGGAAACTGTCTCGTCACTTTTTTCACAACCCGCCAGCATAAAAACGGCGGTAACCGCCAGCGCGACAGGCGTCAGATGGCGTGCGCTCCAGCTTTTGCGGAACGTCGCGTGTTGGATGTTTTTTGTCCGTTTCATTGTAATATTCCTGGACCCCAAAGGTATAAGTAAACGGTCAGGATAGAGGATGCGGGGGGGAAGTTAAAGCAAGGAGGGGAGGCCTTTACGTTGCCTTACGTAAAAACGGGGGCTTGATGCCCCCGTTGTCAAAAAGTACTGCTTAACGTTTTACGCTGGTGCGTGCTGCGGCAGGTTGTGCGTTGCCGTTGAAGTTATCAACGCTGGCTGCCTGCTGTGCATTTTCCGGCGCGACGCTTTCCGGTGCGGTATCGACCGGTTTACCCAGCGTACTGTTCAGCGCCAGCAGATCCTGCTCGTTCAACGAACCCAGCGCGGATTTGATATTCAACTGGTTGATCAGATAATTGTAACGCGCGCTGGAGAGCTGCTGCTTGGCGTTATACAGCGTGGTGGTCGCATCCAGCACATCGACGATAGTACGCGTACCCACGGAGTAACCCGCTTCCATCGCATCCAGAGAACTCTGGGCAGAAACCACCGCCTGTTTGTAGGCGTTGATGCTGCTGATGGAGGCGTTCACGTTGTTAAAAGAGGAGCGCACGGTCTGCACCACGTTGCGGTGCGCACTTTCCAGTTGCTCGCTTGCGCCAACAAAATTGTACTGCGCCTGTTTCACCTGCGAACTCACCTGGCCACCCTGATACAACGGCAGGGAGAAGCTCAGACCCACTTTGTTCTGACCGGCGTCAACATCCGGGTTTTGCGCGCTTTTGGAACCGCTGTAAGAGGTGTTAGAGACACCTGTTGAGGCGGTTAAATTCAGTGTTGGCAAATGACCATCTTGCGCCTGGCGAATTTGCTCGCGCGCCAGATCCTGGCT
This genomic interval from Kosakonia sacchari SP1 contains the following:
- a CDS encoding TRAP transporter large permease; translation: MDAFILVFTLAIMLAVGVPVAYAVGISAVLGAWYIDIPLEAVMIQLTNGVNKFSLLAIPFFILAGAIMAEGGIARRLVNFAYIFVGFIRGGLSLVNIVASTFFGAISGSSVADTASIGSVMIPEMDKKGYPRDFAAAVTASGSVQAILTPPSHNSVIYSLATGGTVSIAALFIAGILPGLLLSFTLMVMCVAFAHKRGYPKGERVPFRQALKIFVDTLWGLMTVVIIMGGILSGIFTATESAAIACLWAFFVTMFIYRDYKWSELPKLMYRTVKTVTIVMILIGFAAAFGAVMTYMQLPARITEAFTQISDNKYVILMCINIMLLLLGTLMDMAPLILILTPVLLPVTNALGIDPVHFGMIMLVNLGIGLITPPVGSVLFVASAVSKQKIEQVVKAMLPFYLILFLVLMLVTYIPAISLFLPKLFGVL
- a CDS encoding glutathionylspermidine synthase family protein, coding for MERISITERPDWREKATEYGFNFHTMYGEPYWCEDAYYKLTLAQVEKLEDVTAELHQMCLKVVEKVVASDELMAKFRIPKHTWSFVRQSWATHQPSLYSRLDLAWDGVGEPKLLENNADTPTSLYEAAFFQWIWLEDQLNAGNLPQGSDQFNSLQEKLIERFAELREQHGFQLLHFTCCRDTVEDRGTVQYLQDCAAEAELASEFLYIEDIGLGEKGQFTDLQDQVIGNLFKLYPWEYMLREVFSTKLEDAGVRWLEPAWKSIISNKALLPMLWEMFPDHPNLLPAYFAEDGHPEMEKYVVKPIFSREGANVSIIENGKTVEAVEGPYGEEGMIVQQFCPLPKFGDSYTLIGSWLINDQPAGIGIREDRALITQDLSRFYPHVFVE
- a CDS encoding DUF1190 family protein, whose translation is MKRTKNIQHATFRKSWSARHLTPVALAVTAVFMLAGCEKSDETVSLYQNADDCSSANPGKSAECTTAYNNALKEAERTAPKYATREDCVAEFGEGQCQAAPVQAGVAPENQAQAQSSGSFWMPLMAGYMMGRMMGGGAGFAQQPLFSSRNPASPAYGQYTDASGKGYGAAQPGRTINVPKTAMAPKPATTTTVTRGGFGESVAKQSTMQRSASGTTTRSMGG